A region of the Stieleria neptunia genome:
GGCTACATTGCGATGTTGCGCCCCCTTTCCGATCGGAATCGGCCCCAGCGAGAACAGCCGGTCGACAAAAACTCGATATTGAATCTCATTTGTTATCCATCCCTGCCGGCGCGTTGCCCATGTCCAGCACGATTTCAAACCAGACGAGCACGATGATTCAATGTCTGCCGCAAGGCATTTGCTCGTGGAACTACCATCTATCGGGAGAAGCCTTCAATGGTGAAACCGCACTGAGAGTGTCCAGCGAGCAGGGTTCAATCGTCGTCGACGGCATCGCATTCACGGTCAAGAAACAGGGCGTGTTCAGCGGACAGTGGACCTTGGAGCATGGTGGAAACGAAGTCGCGTCGGCGCAAAAGCAATCGGTCTTCTGGCGAACCTTTGACATCGATGCGCCCGGCGGTCCGCTGTTGCTGGCCACGGATACGCCGTTTACTCGCTGCTACACGCTACGTCGCGGCGAAGAATCGATCGCCACGATGCGGCCCAATCATCCCTTGACCCGCCGCGGCAAGATCAACCTCCTGACGTCCGAATGGGACGCCCCGACCGTTGTCTTTTCGTTCTGGCTGGTCGTACTGATCTGGCGGCGTTTGGCCCAGAGTGGTTGACGTTTGAAGGTGGGGCGCACGCCCAACGCCACTTGCTTTGATGCCAAGCGGGATGTTTTTTATTAGCGGTAGGGCGCGAGCCCTCCGGTCTTTCACGGTGAAACCGGACGGCTCGCGTCGTTCCGCTAACAGCTTCAGAGGGAAAGCCCGGTTGGCATGCACAGCATGCCCTACCTAGCCGTGCCCGATTCGAATGACCCCACCGATGGCAGCGCGAACCCACGGATCCCTGGCTGCATTTCATCCGTGGGTTCGCGCTGCCATCCGTGGGTGTTCCCCGTTGCTGAGATACCGGGGATCGTTGGTTGGATCCGTTCGCCGTGGAGATCCGATAAAATTCAGAGTTGTCGATTTTCTTTTTGAGGTTTCCCCGCCCGGACCGGTCTAAGGGTATGTCGCTAACCACCGAGTTTCATGATGGATGCCGCGTTTGACAGTCTGTTCGAAGATCGTCGGGTCTATCAACGCACATCCACGCGGCGGGCGTCGATGGAAAAATCATTGACCCAACCCGAATTTGCCCGAGCGGTCTCGGCGGGGCTGCCAAAACTGATCGCGATCGCACGGCGGTTGTCCGGAGATGAGGACATCGCGGCCGAGGCGGTCCAAAACGCATTGCTGAAAGCATCCAAATCATGGCGAAAGTTTCGAGGCCAATCGCATGTCGACACGTGGCTCACCAAAATCGTGATTCACGCCGTTCGCGATGGAATGGCATCCCAGCGACGGCATTTGGAACACAACGAACCCAAACCACAGGCCCCATCGGAGCGGCAGTGCGAAAACCTGGTTGATCCGGAACGCGGGCCGTCCCAGCAAGTGCTCGATGCAGAAATCCGAAACGCCGTCGCGGCGGCGGTGCGAGAGCTTCCGGATCGACAACGGGAAGTTTTTAGTTTGATGATTTGGCAAAGCATGACGGCGCGAGACGTCGGCCAGTTGCTGGACATCACGCCGCAAACCGTTCACGCCAATCTGCATGCCGCGCGAAAACGACTGCGTGAATTGCTCGGCCCCTTCGTTAGCGATGATCAGGATTGACCACCATGAATCCAGATAAACTTGACCAGCTGATTCGGGGCAGCGATCCGGCAGACGCCCCCAACCGATCCGACAGTGTCGATCCGTTGCTGGATCAATTCGAACAACAATGGTCGGTATTGTCCCGGCGGCGTGTCGTGCTGCGAAAGCGTCTCACACTCTGCTTGGCCGCGATCGGTCTGTTTGCCATCCTGGGTGGATCGGCGATGTGGGTCCAGATGCATCCCCGGCAAAACGACGCCCACTTCGCCGTCGTCACCGCGGCGGATTCGACGACCGATCGCGCCCCGAAGAACTTGGCCGACGCGGCGCCCCGGCAGCGACGGCCGAGTCCGATCGTCGTGCCGAACGAACCCAAGGCAGAAGCTGACATGGTTTCACCGTCTCAGTCACCGCGCCCCACAGGCAAACTGGCTGACTCGGTCCCGCCCCGACCGAAACCGGTGCCGGCACCTGCAAAACTCGCTCGTCCGACCGCTCGCCCCAGCCAGCCCGTCATCGATCACGCTGAGCAACTGGCCGAGTTGGCCGCGTTCGTCGATCGTGCAGGGAAGGTCGATAGCAATACTTGGCGTCAATCATGCGACTATCTGGCACGTCAAGATCCCCGCTCGCAGCGCACGGTGATCATGCTGGTGCCACAACTGGCCGACCCGCAGCAAAAGAAAAAGGCGTTCGACTTGGTGTGCGCCGCGGCCGCCGATTCGCAACGAACGGTTCTGCTGCATTGGCTTTCGCATCCGTCGCTCCGTGCGATGGCATTCGAACGCTTGGCCGCCGAGGCAACCTTGGAACAAACCATCGAGTTGATTCAACGTGCACAGAACGATCCCGAACGAACGTTGTTGTGCCGTCAGCTTGCGGCCTCGCCGGACTCCCAAAGCGTCGAGGTACTGCTGGAACTGGCCCACAACGCACGTTGGAGGGCCGCGATCGGGTCGGCATCGAGAGAACTGAACCCGTCGCACATCCAAACATTGATCATGCGCATGCGAGACCGAAACGCGCCGGTACGAACCGCAGCGGCCTTCGTTTTGGCGTCGGTCCCGGGCGAGCAACTCGATCAAGTCCTCGCATCCATGATCTTGCGCGGCCGGTTTCGCCAGCCCGCCTACCTGGTGCTGCTGTCGCGAAATACGCCGCAAGCCCGAGCGTTTCTGGCACAAGCCGCATCGCGTCAGGATTTGACCCCGGCGTTGGTTTCGGCCCGCATGCACTTTGCCAACATTCAACCCACTCTTCAACAATGGATCGCAGATTCCAAAGGAACCCCTCATGAACGCTCTGACACTTCGCAACAACGCTTCACGGATGCTCTGGACAGCTACCGCTGTGCTCGCCGGGCTGACACTCGCAACGACATCGGCTGACGCCCAACCGGTTGGGGATGGCCCCTCGGCACCGTTGGTGACCAAGGTCTACAACATCGCCGATTTGCTGGACGCCCCCAGCATGCTGGACGATGACGCGGAAGAAGCCGGCAAGACCATCCGGACGTCCGCCGGTGGTTTTGGTGGCGGCATGGGTGGCATGGGCGGTGGCATGGGTGGCATGGGCGGTGCAGCCGGAGGCATGGGGGGCTTCTTCCGAATCCCCGACAATATCCTTCCGCAACTCGACGGAGGGATGGGTGGCATGGGCGAAGGGCTTGCGGGAGCCGCGCAAACGTATCTCCCCAGCCGCATGACCCGCGAAGCGCTGGAACAAGTGGTGCTAGACCATCTGTCCGATGATGACACCCGGTGGCTGCACCTTGACGGCGAAGGGGGCAAGCTGTCGATCGTCGCCTCAATGATGATCGTCACGCACACGCAAGCGGTCCACACCAGGGTGACACAGCTGCTGGACCTGTTACGCGTCGGCAACAACACCAGCCCGACGGTTCAAGTCGACGTGCGGATCGTGGAAGTCGCGTCCGACCAGTCGGCCTCGTCGCTCGCCTCGGACGCAGCGTCGCTGGAAAAACTTGCCAATGATCCCTCCGCCGCACGTTTGTCACTCCGCTGCGATAACCATCGTGTTGCCAAGGTTTCCTCGGGATTGCGCCGTAGCTACGTTGTCTCACTGACTCCCGTGGTGGGGTCCAACGGAACCATCGACGTCAACACCGGCAATCAGACGGCCTACCGTCCCGAGACCTATTCGCCGCTGCTGGGACTGTTCGGGAGAATCAAACCGGAGATCGATGCGGAGGGCAAGAAAGGACGACTGCACCTGGGAATCCAACTCGCCTCGGGCCCCGAAGAAGTCGTCGCGGCGACGTTCGGCACCGGACAGTCGATGGACCGCGTGGAGCTGGAAACCGCCCAGCTCGCCACATCCATCGCCACCGTTGCCGACAAGTGGACCTTGGCCGGAAGCGTGGCCGTCACCAGTCCCACCTCCAGCATCACCTCCGGCGAAGCCCTGCCGCACCTGGCCATGCTCGTCCGCTGGCAAGTGGTGGAGTGAAGTGTGGGGTAAGCTTCCAGCTTGCCGTACATCACGCAGCGATCTTGTTCCCAGGCTCCCGCCTGGGAACACACTGCCATGGAGGCTCCCGCCTCAAAAGGTCGCCGGCGGAGCCGTCGAGGGTGGCAAGCAAGATGCTTACCCCACTGCGATCTTGTTCCCAGGCTCCCGCCTGAGAACACACTGCCATGGAGGCTCCCGCCTCAAAAGGTCGCCGGCGAAGCCGTCGAGGGTGGCAAGCAAGATGCTTACCCCACTGCGGCCTTGTTCCCAGGCTCCCGCCTGGGAACACACTGCCATGGAGGCTCCTGCCTCAAAAGGTCGCCGGCGAAGCCGTCGAGGGTGGCAAGCAAGATGCTTACCCCACTGCGATCTTGTTCCCAGGCTCCCGCCTGGGAACACACTGGCTCGGAGGCTCCTGCCTCAAAAGGTCGCCGGCGAAGCCGTCGAGGGTGGCAAGCAAGATGCTTACCCCACTGCGATCTTGTTCCCAGGCTCCCGCCTGAGAACACACTGCCATGGAGGCTCCTGCCTCAATAGGTCGCCGGCGAAGCCGTCGAGGGTGGCAAGCAAGATGCTTACCCCACTGCGGTCTTGTTCCCAGGCTCCCGCCTGGGAACACACTGCCATGGAGGCTCCTGCCTCAAAAGGTTGCCGGCGAAGCCGTCGAGGGTGGCAAGCAAGATGCTTACCCCACTGCGATCTTGTTCCCAGGCTCCCGCCTGAGAACACACTGCCATGGAGGCTCCCGCCGCAATAGGTCGCCGGCGAAGCCGTCGAGGGTGGCAAGCAAGATGCTTACCCCACTGCGATCTTGTTCCCAGGCTCCCGCCTGGGAACACACTGCCTCGGAGGCTCCCGCCTCAAAAGGTCGCCGGCGAAGCCGTCGAGGGTGGCAAGCAAGATGCTTACCCCACTGCGGTCTTGTTCCCAGGCTCCCGCCTGGGAACGAGGTTGGGGTCGTGTAAACTACTTGCCGCGATCCCCTTTCGTAGCGGCGTGCGTGATGGACAACTCTTTCCAGAGACGATAGATGATTATTGGCGTTCCCAAGGAAGTGAAATCCGATGAATACCGTGTCGCCCTGCTGCCGGTCGGCGTCGAAGAACTGGTAGCCCGCGGTCACCGTGTGATCGTGGAATCGTCTGCGGGAGTCGGGTCGGGTCTGCCCGATGAAGACTACCTTCGGGCCGGAGCGGAATTGGCCGCGTCGGGTGCGGACGTGTTCGAGCAGGCCGACCTGATCGTGAAAGTCAAGGAACCGCAACCGGAAGAGTTTGCACTGATTCGCTCGGGCCAATTGCTGTTCACCTACTTTCACCTCGCCGCCAGCCGCGAGTTGACCGATGCGATGATCGACTCCGGCGCGACGTGCTTCGCGTACGAAACCTTGCGTGACGCGAAAGGGCGGTTGCCGCTGTTGACGCCGATGAGCGAAGTGGCCGGGCGGATGAGTATTCAGCAAGGTGCCAAGTACCTGGAACGCCCCCAGATGGGCCGCGGGATTTTGCTCGGCGGAGTGCCCGGTGTTCCGCCGGCACACATCACGATTCTCGGCGGCGGGATCGTCGGATCCAACGCGGCAAAGATCGCGGCTGGCTTCCAAGCCGACGTCGCGATTCTGGATGTCGACCTGGACCGGTTGCGTTATCTCGATGACATCATGCCGGCCAACGTCAACACGTTGTACAGCGATCGCCACACGATCCTGGAGCAAATCCAACGGGCCGATCTGGTCGTCGGTTCGGTGCTGATCCCGGGCGCCAAAGCACCGCAACTGGTGCGCAAGGAAGACCTGCGACTGATGAAACCGGGAAGCGTGGTGATCGATGTCGCCGTCGATCAGGGCGGCTGCATCGAAACCACTCGCCCGACGACCCACGGCAACCCGACCTTCATCGTCGATGACGTCGTCCACTACTGCGTCGCCAACATGCCCGGCGCCGTGGGCCGCACCAGCACGTTCGCCCTGTGCAACGCGACGACGCCCTGGGTGATCCGATTGGCCGAACTGGGCGGCCAGGGGGCGATCGACGCCGCCGGCCCGTTGCGAGAGTCCGTCAATGTCCACCAACGCACCATCACCAACGCGGCCGTCGCCAACGCCTTCGGAATGCCGCATTGCGACTGGTAGGATTGCGACAACACCAACGCGTCGCTGAATTGGGGTCAGGCCCAAGCGGCACAGGTGTAAGTGTTGGTGTGCAGGCTTTAGCCGCCCAGTGCCGCTGCTTGGCAGCGACCCGAACTCGCCTCAAGGCTATACACCAACGTTTGCTGAATCCCTGGCCACAAAGCATCAGGCGTCGACATTCATCAGTTCACAAGCTTCCTGATAGCCCGGTGCGGGTGTCCCGTATTCGCTGGCTGAGACCCTGGCCAACCCCACCAAGTGACGCCACCGCATCGACGGTCGCGTCTTCGCAAACTCTTCGGTCACCGTGCGATAATACTTTTCCGCATGCAACGCTCCGTCTTGGCTGGTTGCGAAGGAGAGCAGCACATCGAACATCGGCCGCGGGGAACCGCCAAGTTCTCCGTACCGTTGTGTGGCAGCGGCCGCGAGTGCCTGATCACGGTCGCGGACCGCAGCCTCGGCCGTTTTTAAAAGCTCTGACGGATCATTGATCGCTTCCACCGCGTCGTTCTCAAGCGGCCATCGATCGGGCCGAACATGCGGGCTCTGACCGGCGGTGTGGTAGGCACCGACGATCACACTGGCGACCGTATTGCGACGATTGCTGACCGCGGCAATGTTGCGCCATGCGTTGGCGGCATCCGACGCGTGGACTCCGACCGATGCGCCGTGCACCGAGCCCTTGACTTTGTCGCCGTCTTGATCGTTGGACCGCCCCGGGTCGTGCAGCAACAGCAAGTTGGCGGCGATCGACATCGCTTCACCAATCTGGTCCGGCGCGTATCCGTCGGCCAGCGCTTGGGCGGCGGCATCGGCAGCCTGACGACGATCGCTTCGGAACAACGTCCACGCCATTTCGTCGATCCACTGGTCGTCTCCTTGACGCGCTCCGATCGCTTTGCCAGGCAGCTTGTACTGGTCGAGTAACTTCGGCAGCAATGTCCACAGTTCAGGATCGGGTCGCCCTTTTTCGAGACGATTCTTTGAGTCCTGCAAACAGAATCGCACCGACTGTCGCAGTAGTGTGCCGGCATGTTGCTGGCCAAGCAGATCAATTGCAAGCCACGCCCGCCACGCCAACACCACGCGGTGAACGTTTGCGTCGTCTTGGACAGGGAACTGGACCTTGTTGAAGATTTGTTTGGCAGGCTGATCCGAGATCGATGCCATGATCCGCTCCGCGTTCACTACGTCCGCCTGCCGCGTCGCCGCTTGCAATGCCTTTGCCGAAACGCGTGCCCCTTCGTGCTTGACTGCATCGAGACGCTTGAGCACTTCGCGGCTTGATCCTCCGAATTGTTGAATCCGATCCGTATTGCGATACAGAACTTTCAAAATCGGCAGTGCACGTCGTTCCGAAGCCAACTCCGCCGACATTTCAAGCGCCGGTGAGAGCGCCATGAAGGTATGAAAACCGACGTAGTCGTGACCGCCAAACGTGCGCGCATTGGCCAGTGATCCCGCCGCAATCAACGTCGGCAAATCCGTTCCCCCGTTGATCCGATCAAGGAGCACGCGTTGCAATCGATTCAGCGGCGTCTCCTGCATCAGTGCGACCAACGGCTCCATGTCGCCGAAGGTCAGACGGTCATCGCGGTCCTCCGCATAGGCCGACGAGATCCCCAAGTCCCCGGCGAGCGACGCTCCCAGGCTGCCCACCAACATCCCGCTTCCAACCTTGGCCAAAAACCGACGGCGATCGTTGCACTGCATCGTTCTTCTCCGGAATGAGTTCGAAACCCGTCTCGCAACAGCAGTTTTCGCAGCCAGAGAAAGCCGCGACTCGCTTTCAATCTAACGCACGGCGATACCGAATGCGAATTCCGCATGCGCGGCGACAACGGCACGAAACGACAACCGATCGCAGACGTCGCCAAGTCGATCCGCGCCCCCTCGTATTCCCGCGTCCGCTCACCTGCCGGCGGTTTCACGTTCAAAGGGACCGAGACTGGTGTACGTTTCTCGCCTGTTCCGGACCTTGTTCCACGGCCAAATCTCAGTCCGCCAGACTTCCTGGTCTCGATAGGTCGCAACAAACTTCACGCTGTTCATTCGCACGAGAGCAAACTGCCACTGCAGTTTTGCTTTGGCCTCGATCGCCTCGACCATCAAAAACACTTCCGGATCGGTGCCTTGGACGAACACAAACAGCATGCCGTCACGAACGTTGGAACTCGCATCGCTGTAACGGAACAGGGGCTGGGCGAGTAGTCGCAAACGTCGCGACACGCCCGCCCGATCGGTCTTTTCAATTTGCACGGCGCGGGAAATCGCCCGAGCTTGCCGCAAACGCACCGCCGCTGATTCCGCCGGCGGGGTTGAATCGGGTACCG
Encoded here:
- a CDS encoding RNA polymerase sigma factor, whose translation is MMDAAFDSLFEDRRVYQRTSTRRASMEKSLTQPEFARAVSAGLPKLIAIARRLSGDEDIAAEAVQNALLKASKSWRKFRGQSHVDTWLTKIVIHAVRDGMASQRRHLEHNEPKPQAPSERQCENLVDPERGPSQQVLDAEIRNAVAAAVRELPDRQREVFSLMIWQSMTARDVGQLLDITPQTVHANLHAARKRLRELLGPFVSDDQD
- the ald gene encoding alanine dehydrogenase, whose product is MIIGVPKEVKSDEYRVALLPVGVEELVARGHRVIVESSAGVGSGLPDEDYLRAGAELAASGADVFEQADLIVKVKEPQPEEFALIRSGQLLFTYFHLAASRELTDAMIDSGATCFAYETLRDAKGRLPLLTPMSEVAGRMSIQQGAKYLERPQMGRGILLGGVPGVPPAHITILGGGIVGSNAAKIAAGFQADVAILDVDLDRLRYLDDIMPANVNTLYSDRHTILEQIQRADLVVGSVLIPGAKAPQLVRKEDLRLMKPGSVVIDVAVDQGGCIETTRPTTHGNPTFIVDDVVHYCVANMPGAVGRTSTFALCNATTPWVIRLAELGGQGAIDAAGPLRESVNVHQRTITNAAVANAFGMPHCDW